In the Methylomonas rhizoryzae genome, one interval contains:
- a CDS encoding glycosyltransferase family 4 protein encodes MNSKNAIRSPFYKVLHIGPFPPPVGGMATVIESLTQVLQSFIDIRILNNVKTTPINRSLMQGIAAQLSLLARLVTLGWTWKPQIVHIHTCSWFTFWRSSLDVLIARLLRKRVLLHIHGGEFKLFLESLSPLKASIARLIFFLCSRVIVLGHSWKLLLSDWCDPTKLEIVQNGTSIEAKQKLPNDDVFMIVCFANYDKRKGQADLLKAVSTLKAQDNRRILVALLGTETEVGQRQTLLTLAQVLGLADNVFIPGPVTGKDKDAWWMKANCFCIPSYNECMPMSILEAMAKGIPVVATRVGSIPEMVEDQVEAFLYEAGDVSSLSSCLQRLLDYPEVAERLGCAGRDRQIRDFNIEQTANRLLSIYTSIEMSDI; translated from the coding sequence ATGAATTCTAAAAATGCGATAAGAAGTCCCTTCTACAAAGTGTTGCATATCGGCCCATTCCCGCCACCCGTTGGCGGAATGGCGACTGTGATCGAAAGCTTGACCCAGGTTTTGCAGAGTTTCATTGACATTCGTATTTTAAACAACGTCAAGACAACTCCAATTAATCGTAGTCTTATGCAAGGTATAGCAGCGCAATTAAGCTTGCTAGCGCGCCTAGTCACTCTTGGCTGGACTTGGAAGCCGCAAATCGTACATATACATACTTGTTCGTGGTTTACTTTTTGGCGCTCTTCACTAGATGTGTTAATTGCACGTTTGCTAAGAAAACGAGTATTACTTCATATTCATGGCGGTGAATTTAAACTTTTTCTCGAGTCCCTATCTCCTTTAAAAGCGTCTATAGCGCGGCTTATTTTTTTTCTATGCTCTAGGGTAATAGTGCTCGGTCATTCTTGGAAATTATTATTGTCTGACTGGTGCGACCCAACTAAATTAGAAATCGTACAAAATGGAACATCAATTGAAGCAAAGCAAAAATTACCGAACGACGATGTCTTTATGATTGTATGTTTTGCAAATTATGACAAAAGAAAGGGACAAGCGGATTTATTAAAAGCGGTATCGACACTCAAGGCTCAAGATAATCGCCGGATTTTAGTTGCGTTATTAGGAACGGAAACAGAAGTTGGGCAACGTCAGACCTTATTGACCTTAGCACAAGTACTCGGTTTGGCCGATAACGTGTTCATCCCCGGACCGGTTACAGGGAAAGATAAAGATGCATGGTGGATGAAGGCAAATTGTTTTTGTATACCCTCGTACAACGAATGCATGCCTATGTCCATACTCGAAGCTATGGCAAAAGGCATACCCGTAGTCGCAACTCGTGTCGGAAGCATACCCGAGATGGTTGAGGACCAAGTGGAAGCGTTTCTTTATGAGGCGGGCGATGTTTCTTCGTTGTCTTCCTGTCTGCAACGGTTGTTAGATTACCCTGAAGTTGCCGAACGACTTGGTTGCGCAGGTAGAGACCGGCAAATCAGAGACTTTAATATTGAACAAACTGCAAATCGGTTGCTATCCATATATACATCCATTGAAATGTCAGATATATGA
- a CDS encoding asparagine synthase-related protein has translation MMNIRANDLVFGDDNRVIIINGAKDFVRLTEPDNPVQIYFLGTLLGDDPKKLQAQSNYGALFGRFVTLIHDTHNQSLNVIPDRFGSIPFYYHVSAKNIVFSRRLSSFTERDLTNKVNESALSDILAYNVPLGDKTLHAGVRTLLGGSCLQIVLDSLSLRKQTIWEPAMQLHDANIPLLEVQDQLTNLLLEGYEIATAGYAKVGVTLSGGVDSRLLLAAGLHLGKDMETYTTGIIGSRSLTYAKQMAELCGVANFAYPLGAEFLASYGNIVQENIDLTQGMSFSSEAEASWLCNHVPSDRVMVHGAFAELYKIGYMHNYYFQAKLSSLDQHGLAQALWQRFDSRYNNRKRIFAEQLRDRLGEQARINLASTLNAYPADIKVSGWLQQLYINEFLSKVSSCSANIWNEHVPTFFPFSYPPFVDLLLSVRPKDKVGLRFPGYFLQRINGKLANFPDANTGAQIGASKVLVELIHIRDGVSRRLFGNTARYDHMDLVTWLQRMTPPVTNRIADLLDDDIYDQQEVRTLGSTISNQGEADSLLLLMMFGMWLKGQRSGAASMVAARSEGNLGLEEVVEPITTLAQLTGVQA, from the coding sequence ATGATGAATATCCGTGCGAACGATCTTGTTTTTGGGGATGATAATCGCGTAATCATAATTAACGGAGCGAAAGATTTTGTGCGACTGACCGAACCGGACAATCCAGTGCAAATATACTTTCTTGGAACGCTGTTAGGAGACGATCCCAAGAAGCTTCAAGCACAAAGTAACTACGGCGCTCTGTTTGGCCGTTTTGTCACGCTTATCCATGATACGCATAACCAAAGCTTGAACGTCATCCCAGACCGCTTCGGCTCAATACCTTTCTATTATCACGTTTCAGCCAAAAACATCGTGTTCTCTCGCCGACTCTCCAGTTTTACGGAGCGTGATTTGACGAATAAAGTGAATGAATCGGCTCTAAGCGATATTCTTGCTTACAACGTACCTCTTGGAGACAAAACCTTACACGCGGGAGTCCGCACTCTGTTGGGCGGTTCTTGCCTGCAGATAGTCCTCGATTCATTGTCATTGCGAAAGCAAACGATCTGGGAACCTGCGATGCAATTACATGATGCAAACATTCCGTTGCTTGAGGTTCAAGATCAGTTGACGAATTTGCTGCTGGAAGGTTACGAAATAGCAACCGCAGGTTATGCCAAGGTAGGCGTCACACTCTCCGGCGGCGTGGATTCTCGGCTATTACTAGCGGCAGGATTACATCTTGGCAAGGACATGGAGACTTATACCACCGGTATCATAGGAAGTCGCAGCCTGACCTATGCGAAGCAAATGGCTGAATTATGCGGCGTGGCTAATTTCGCTTATCCGCTTGGTGCCGAATTCCTCGCATCCTATGGCAATATCGTTCAGGAGAATATCGATCTCACCCAAGGAATGTCCTTCAGCTCTGAGGCGGAAGCCAGCTGGCTGTGCAACCACGTACCTTCCGATAGAGTGATGGTACACGGTGCCTTTGCCGAGCTCTACAAAATTGGTTACATGCACAACTATTATTTCCAAGCCAAACTGAGCAGTCTCGATCAGCATGGGTTGGCACAAGCCCTATGGCAACGCTTCGACAGCCGCTACAACAATCGTAAACGAATCTTTGCTGAGCAGCTGAGGGACAGGCTGGGTGAACAAGCGCGTATAAACCTTGCAAGCACATTGAATGCATACCCGGCGGATATTAAAGTATCCGGCTGGCTACAGCAGCTTTATATTAACGAATTCTTGAGCAAAGTATCCAGTTGCTCCGCCAATATCTGGAATGAGCACGTACCGACATTCTTCCCGTTCAGTTATCCTCCTTTTGTCGATTTACTTCTATCAGTTCGACCTAAGGATAAGGTCGGCTTGCGCTTCCCCGGCTATTTTTTGCAGCGGATTAACGGCAAGCTCGCTAACTTTCCGGATGCCAATACGGGAGCGCAAATAGGTGCTTCAAAAGTGTTGGTAGAACTAATCCACATCCGCGACGGGGTGTCCCGCCGCCTATTCGGAAATACAGCGCGCTACGACCATATGGATCTCGTCACTTGGTTGCAACGCATGACGCCACCGGTAACGAACAGGATTGCCGATCTGCTGGATGACGATATTTATGATCAACAAGAAGTCCGCACTTTGGGCAGCACGATATCCAACCAAGGAGAAGCTGATTCATTGTTGCTTCTTATGATGTTCGGCATGTGGTTAAAGGGGCAGCGCTCCGGCGCGGCTTCAA